In Nakamurella antarctica, the following are encoded in one genomic region:
- a CDS encoding WhiB family transcriptional regulator, protein MSSGAWARNGLCVGRDPDALFVTGAAQREAVKICNGCPVRLECVSDALDNQVEFGVWGGLTERQRRALLRQRPDVTSWLDLLTQAREAAVASSAS, encoded by the coding sequence CTGAGCTCCGGAGCGTGGGCGCGGAATGGATTGTGTGTGGGACGTGATCCCGATGCGCTCTTCGTCACGGGCGCCGCCCAGCGGGAAGCTGTCAAGATCTGCAATGGCTGCCCGGTCCGCCTGGAATGTGTTTCGGACGCGTTGGACAACCAGGTTGAGTTTGGCGTGTGGGGAGGCCTCACTGAGCGCCAACGGCGGGCGCTGTTGCGGCAGCGACCCGACGTCACCAGCTGGCTCGACCTTCTTACCCAAGCTCGAGAGGCGGCAGTCGCTTCCAGCGCAAGCTGA